The sequence CGCTCCCATCACCACCCCGGTGGGCACCGAAACCCTGGGCCGGATCATGAACGTGCTCGGCCAGCCCATCGACGAAAAGGGCCCCATCGGCGAGAAGGAACGCTGGCCCATCCACCGCAAGGCGCCGAGCTACGAGGATCAGGTGCCGGCCACCGAACTGCTGGAAACCGGCATCAAGGTGATCGACCTGATCTGCCCCTTCGCCAAGGGCGGCAAGGTGGGCCTGTTCGGCGGCGCCGGCGTGGGCAAGACCGTCAACATGATGGAGCTGATCCGCAACATCGCCATCGAGCACTCCGGTTACTCGGTGTTCGCCGGCGTGGGGGAGCGGACCCGTGAGGGGAACGACTTCTACCACGAAATGCAGGAATCCAACGTGCTCGACAAGGTGGCCCTAGTGTACGGCCAGATGAACGAGCCGCCGGGCAACCGCCTGCGCGTGGCCCTGACCGGCCTGACCATCGCCGAGTACTTCCGTGAGGAAGGCCGCGACGTGCTGCTGTTCATCGACAACATCTACCGTTACACCCTGGCCGGGACCGAGGTGTCGGCACTGCTGGGCCGCATGCCTTCGGCGGTGGGCTACCAGCCGACCCTGGCGGAGGAAATGGGGATGCTGCAGGAGCGCATCACCTCCACCAAGACCGGTTCCATCACCTCCATCCAGGCGGTGTACGTGCCCGCCGACGACCTCACCGACCCGTCGCCGGCTACCACCTTCGCCCATCTGGATGCCACCGTGGTGCTGTCGCGCCAGATCGCGGAACTGGGCATCTATCCGGCGGTGGATCCCCTCGATTCCACCAGCCGTCAGCTCGATCCGCTGGTCATCGGCCACGAGCACTACGAGGTCGCCCGCCGGGTCCAGTCCACCCTGCAGCGCTACAAGGAACTGCGCGACATCATCGCCATCCTGGGGATGGACGAACTGTCCGAGGAGGACAAGCTCACCGTCTCCCGGGCCCGCAAGATCCAGCGCTTCCTGTCGCAGCCGTTCTTCGTCGCCGAGGTGTTCACCGGCGCCCCGGGCAAGTACGTGCCCCTCTCCGAAACCATCCGCGGCTTCAAGGGGATCGTCGACGGCGAATACGACGACGTTCCCGAGCAGGCCTTCTACATGGTCGGCACCATCGACGAAGCCTTGGAAAAAGCCAAGAAACTGGCTGCCTGAGGTAAGGGAACATGGCCATGACCATTCATGTGGATATCGTGAGTGCCGAAGCGGAGATTTATTCCGGGACCGCGGAAATGGTCTTCGCGCCGGCGGAACTGGGCGAGGTGGGCATCGCGCCCCGCCACGCCCCGTTCCTGTCGCGCCTGATTCCGGGGGAGGTCCGGGTCAAGGTGTCGGCTTCCGAGGAACTGCCCTTCTACGTCTCCGGCGGCATCATCGAGGTCCAGCCCCACGTGGTGACGGTCCTGGCCGACACCGCCATCCGGGCCAAGGACATCGACGAGGCCGCCGCCCTGGAGGCCAAGCGCCGGGCCGAGGAGGCCCTTAAGGACCGTTCCGGCAAGATCGACTACGCCAAGGCCCAGGCGGAGTTGGCGGAAGCGGTGCGACAGCTGCAGATTCTCGAGCGCTACAAGAAGCACAAGGGGAGCTTCGAAAAATAGCGATTGTCGGCCATGGAGTTGCGATTTCCGAAGGCTCGCCAGTAAAGGTCTTGGCGGGCTTTTTCTTTTGGACTACCTTTCTAATTGTTCCGATTCGAGTAAGGCGATACCCATGTTGAACGTGGTGATACTGGCCGCCGGCCAGGGGACGCGGATGCGTTCCGATCTTCCCAAAGTCCTGCACACCATCGGCGGCAAGCCGCTGTTGCAGCATGTCTACGAGCTGGCGGCAAGCCTGCGGCCGGATTCGCTCACCATCGTCTATGGCCATGGCGGGGAACAGGTGAGACGACGGTTCTCCGCCTGGCCGGTGCACTGGGTCGAACAAGTCCGGCAGTTAGGCACCGGCCACGCGGTGCAGCAGGCCCTGCCCCACCTGGAGCGGGGGCAGGTGCTGATTCTCTACGGCGACGTTCCCTTACTCCGCAAACCCACGCTGCTGCGCCTGCTCGAAGCCGGCGCCGGCGGCAAGCTGGCATTGCTGACCGTCGAGCTCGAAGATCCCAGCGGTTACGGCCGCATCGTCCGCGATTCCGGTACCGGCCAGGTGCTGCGGATCGTGGAGGAAAAGGACGCCACCCCGGAGGAGAAGCGCATCCGCGAGGTCAACACCGGCATTCTGGCCGTGCCGGCCGAGGCGCTGAAGGTCTGGCTCGGGCGGCTGAACAACGACAACGCCCAGGGGGAATACTACCTGACCGACATCATCGCCATGGCCGTGGCCGACGGGGTGCCCATCGAGACGGTCGGCGCCGAGCCCGACGAAGTCGAGGGGATCAACAACAAGCGTCAATTGGCGGAACTGGAGCGGGTCTGGCAGCGCCGTCAGGCCGAAGCACTGATGGATCTGGGCGTGACCCTGCGCGATCCGGAGCGCTTCGACGTCCGCGGAGAAGTCGAGGCCGGCCGCGACGTGGAGATCGATCCCAACGTGATGCTGGAAGGCCGGATCCGCCTCGGTGACCGGGTCAGGATCGGGATGGGTGCGGTCATCCGCGACGCCGAGATCGGCGACGACGTTGAAATCCTGCCTTACAGCGTCATCGACGGCGTCCGCGTCGGGGCCGGGTGCCGCATCGGTCCCTTCGCCCGCCTGCGTCCGGAGACGGTGCTGGCCGATCACGTCCATATCGGCAACTTCGTCGAGATCAAGAAATCCAGCGTCGGTTCAGGTTCCAAGATCAATCATCTGAGCTATGTCGGGGACAGCGAGGTGGGGTCCGGGGTCAACATCGGCGCCGGCACCATCACCTGCAACTACGACGGCGTCAACAAGCACCGCACGGTGATCGGGGACGGCGCCTTCATCGGCTCCGACACCCAGCTGGTGGCGCCGGTGCAGGTCGGCGAGGGCGCCACCATCGGCGCCGGTTCCACCATCACCCGCGACGCCCCCGCCGGCAAGCTGACCCTCAGCCGCAGCAAACAGGTCACCGTCGAACACTGGCAACGTCCCCAGAAGAAATCTTGAAGCGAGGCAAGTAATATGTGTGGCATCGTCGGCGCCATCGCGCAACGCAATGTGGTTCCCATTCTGATCGAAGGCCTGCGGCGGCTGGAATACCGCGGTTACGATTCAGCCGGGGTGGCGGTGATTCAGGACGGCGAGATCCGCCGCCGCCGCAAACAGGGCAAGGTGGCCGAGCTGGCCGCCGCCATCGAGGCCGATCCCATCGAGGGCCGGATCGGCATCGCCCATACCCGCTGGGCCACCCACGGGGTGCCGAGCGAACGCAACGCCCATCCCCACGTGTGCCGCAACACCGTCGCCCTGGTCCACAACGGCATCATCGAGAACCACGAAACCCTGCGCGAGGAACAGATCGCCGCCGGATATGAGTTCACCTCCGAGACCGACACCGAGGTGGTGGTCCATGCGGTTTACGACCAGCTCCAGCGCACCGGTTCCCTGCTGGAGGCGGTCCAGGCCACGGTCGCGAAACTGGAGGGAGCCTATGCCATCGGGGTGATCAGCGTCACCGAGCCGGATGTACTGGTGGCCTGCCGCAAAGGCAGCCCGTTGGTGATCGGCCTCGGCATCGGTGAATACTTCATCGCCTCCGACATCGCCGCCCTGCTGCCGGTGACCCGGCGCTTCATCTTCCTCGAGGACGGCGACATCGCCGAGCTGACCCCGGAGGGCGTGCGGATCTTCGACGAAGCCGGCAACCCGGTGGAGCGGCCGGTCAAGGACAGCGAGGTCCAGCTCGATGCGGTGGAACGGGGGGAATACCGCCATTACATGCAGAAGGAGATCTTCGAACAGCCCCGCGCCATCGCCGAGACCCTGGAGGGGCGCTTCAACGGCCTGAAACTGATCGAGGAAGCCTTCGGCAACGATGCGCCGGCGGTGTTCGACCGGGTCAAGGCAGTGCAGATCCTCGCCTGCGGCACCAGTTACCATGCCGGCCTGGTGGCGCGCTACTGGATGGAATCCCTGGCCGGCATCCCCTGCAACGTCGAGGTGGCGAGCGAATACCGCTATCGCGATCCGGTGCTGCTGCCCGACACCCTGGTGGTCACCATCTCCCAGTCCGGGGAAACCGCCGACACCCTGG comes from Methylomarinovum caldicuralii and encodes:
- the atpD gene encoding F0F1 ATP synthase subunit beta, giving the protein MSSGKIVQIIGAVVDVEFPRENLPKVYHALKVDDADLTLEVQQQLGDGVVRTVAMGSTDGLRRGMGVTNTGAPITTPVGTETLGRIMNVLGQPIDEKGPIGEKERWPIHRKAPSYEDQVPATELLETGIKVIDLICPFAKGGKVGLFGGAGVGKTVNMMELIRNIAIEHSGYSVFAGVGERTREGNDFYHEMQESNVLDKVALVYGQMNEPPGNRLRVALTGLTIAEYFREEGRDVLLFIDNIYRYTLAGTEVSALLGRMPSAVGYQPTLAEEMGMLQERITSTKTGSITSIQAVYVPADDLTDPSPATTFAHLDATVVLSRQIAELGIYPAVDPLDSTSRQLDPLVIGHEHYEVARRVQSTLQRYKELRDIIAILGMDELSEEDKLTVSRARKIQRFLSQPFFVAEVFTGAPGKYVPLSETIRGFKGIVDGEYDDVPEQAFYMVGTIDEALEKAKKLAA
- a CDS encoding F0F1 ATP synthase subunit epsilon, whose protein sequence is MAMTIHVDIVSAEAEIYSGTAEMVFAPAELGEVGIAPRHAPFLSRLIPGEVRVKVSASEELPFYVSGGIIEVQPHVVTVLADTAIRAKDIDEAAALEAKRRAEEALKDRSGKIDYAKAQAELAEAVRQLQILERYKKHKGSFEK
- the glmU gene encoding bifunctional UDP-N-acetylglucosamine diphosphorylase/glucosamine-1-phosphate N-acetyltransferase GlmU — protein: MLNVVILAAGQGTRMRSDLPKVLHTIGGKPLLQHVYELAASLRPDSLTIVYGHGGEQVRRRFSAWPVHWVEQVRQLGTGHAVQQALPHLERGQVLILYGDVPLLRKPTLLRLLEAGAGGKLALLTVELEDPSGYGRIVRDSGTGQVLRIVEEKDATPEEKRIREVNTGILAVPAEALKVWLGRLNNDNAQGEYYLTDIIAMAVADGVPIETVGAEPDEVEGINNKRQLAELERVWQRRQAEALMDLGVTLRDPERFDVRGEVEAGRDVEIDPNVMLEGRIRLGDRVRIGMGAVIRDAEIGDDVEILPYSVIDGVRVGAGCRIGPFARLRPETVLADHVHIGNFVEIKKSSVGSGSKINHLSYVGDSEVGSGVNIGAGTITCNYDGVNKHRTVIGDGAFIGSDTQLVAPVQVGEGATIGAGSTITRDAPAGKLTLSRSKQVTVEHWQRPQKKS
- the glmS gene encoding glutamine--fructose-6-phosphate transaminase (isomerizing), giving the protein MCGIVGAIAQRNVVPILIEGLRRLEYRGYDSAGVAVIQDGEIRRRRKQGKVAELAAAIEADPIEGRIGIAHTRWATHGVPSERNAHPHVCRNTVALVHNGIIENHETLREEQIAAGYEFTSETDTEVVVHAVYDQLQRTGSLLEAVQATVAKLEGAYAIGVISVTEPDVLVACRKGSPLVIGLGIGEYFIASDIAALLPVTRRFIFLEDGDIAELTPEGVRIFDEAGNPVERPVKDSEVQLDAVERGEYRHYMQKEIFEQPRAIAETLEGRFNGLKLIEEAFGNDAPAVFDRVKAVQILACGTSYHAGLVARYWMESLAGIPCNVEVASEYRYRDPVLLPDTLVVTISQSGETADTLAALEEAKRRGALHSLAICNVQESSLVRESDLVLLTRAGPEIGVASTKAFTTQLVALMMLTLALGRRHRLDRVTEKRIASQLFALPARVEDVLELDDRIRALSERFADKQHALFLGRGSHYPIAMEGALKLKEISYIHAEAYPAGELKHGPLALVDADMPVIAVAPNNSLLEKLKSNLQEVKARGGELYVFADETLDVQPDDHTHVLTVTPTENELSPVIFTVPLQLLAYHVAVIRGTDVDKPRNLAKSVTVE